A single Ignavibacteria bacterium DNA region contains:
- a CDS encoding GNAT family N-acetyltransferase, with product MLDMELIKFSEGKKIYLRPFEPEDLKLVYFGKNNVSVRETLYLYSPMTVDQVDEELQNWINNRETVLFTICQQSDNQSVGQTAFVRIDQVSRTAIFYIAIYDPNFWSKGYATESTQLMIEYGFEILNLNRIQLHVSCENDHAIKAYKKVGFLIEGTLRQAMYHNNRYSDFYVMALLREDFYKWRNSETIL from the coding sequence ATGCTTGATATGGAGTTAATAAAATTTTCTGAGGGGAAGAAAATCTACTTGCGTCCATTTGAACCCGAAGATTTGAAGTTAGTTTACTTTGGAAAAAATAATGTATCAGTCAGAGAAACTTTATATCTATACTCGCCTATGACTGTTGATCAAGTGGATGAAGAACTTCAAAACTGGATAAATAACAGAGAAACTGTGTTATTCACTATTTGTCAACAATCAGATAATCAATCAGTCGGGCAGACTGCATTTGTCAGGATTGATCAGGTCAGTAGAACTGCAATATTTTATATTGCAATCTACGATCCCAACTTTTGGTCGAAGGGCTATGCAACGGAATCCACTCAATTGATGATTGAATATGGTTTCGAAATCTTGAATTTAAATCGCATTCAACTTCATGTAAGCTGTGAAAATGACCATGCGATCAAAGCTTATAAAAAAGTTGGTTTTTTGATTGAAGGAACATTACGTCAAGCGATGTACCATAATAATAGATATTCTGATTTCTATGTGATGGCACTTTTGAGAGAAGACTTTTACAAATGGAGAAATAGTGAAACTATTTTATGA
- a CDS encoding aminopeptidase P family protein, translated as MNIKQIQEQLKRNKFDGWLFYDFHNRDHLAYRILGLENKHTTRRWFYFIPVKGEPKKLVSAVESTKLDSLPGKKSIYLAWTEQHRLLKQILGSPKKIAMQYSSKNNIPYVSIVDAGTIELIKSLGHKISSSADLISIFEALIDERGYQLHKEAQQDIDEIRKDAFNQIRESIDSGKKLTEWELQQYIMQRFSENNLITSAEPIVGINDNPADPHFEPKKEGDYYFKEGDTVLIDLWAKKNVEGGIYYDITWVGYVGHNPPQKYINIFEAVKAARNAAVDFVKENFSKGKKCYGWQVDDVCRNVVKKAGFGKYFIHRTGHSIGEETHGNGPNIDNLETKDERMLMPGCMFSIEPGIYIKGEMAVRTEINMFINHNGSAEVTGEIQDEIILI; from the coding sequence ATGAATATCAAACAAATACAAGAGCAACTTAAGCGAAATAAGTTCGATGGCTGGTTGTTTTACGATTTTCATAATCGCGATCATCTTGCATATCGAATTTTAGGATTGGAAAATAAGCACACAACCAGGCGGTGGTTTTATTTTATTCCCGTCAAGGGAGAACCGAAAAAACTCGTTTCGGCTGTGGAATCAACAAAGCTCGATTCTCTGCCCGGTAAAAAAAGTATTTATTTGGCTTGGACAGAACAGCATCGCTTATTGAAGCAAATCCTTGGCAGCCCAAAAAAAATTGCAATGCAATATTCATCAAAAAATAATATTCCGTATGTATCGATCGTTGATGCTGGAACTATTGAACTGATAAAAAGTTTGGGACATAAGATCAGTTCTTCAGCAGATTTAATTTCCATATTCGAAGCTTTAATAGATGAACGAGGTTATCAACTTCACAAAGAGGCTCAACAGGATATTGATGAAATTCGAAAAGATGCCTTTAATCAAATCCGTGAATCTATAGACTCTGGCAAAAAACTGACTGAGTGGGAATTACAGCAGTACATAATGCAGCGATTCAGTGAAAACAATTTAATTACAAGTGCAGAACCGATTGTTGGAATTAATGACAATCCAGCCGATCCGCATTTTGAACCAAAGAAAGAAGGGGATTATTACTTTAAAGAAGGAGATACCGTCTTAATTGATCTTTGGGCAAAAAAGAATGTAGAGGGAGGGATTTATTACGATATTACCTGGGTCGGATACGTGGGTCATAATCCGCCTCAGAAGTATATAAACATTTTCGAAGCAGTAAAAGCAGCGCGTAATGCAGCTGTTGATTTTGTTAAAGAAAATTTTTCCAAAGGGAAAAAATGTTATGGCTGGCAAGTGGATGATGTGTGCCGAAACGTTGTGAAGAAAGCCGGATTTGGAAAATATTTTATTCATAGGACAGGACACTCAATAGGAGAAGAAACCCACGGTAATGGACCGAACATAGATAATCTCGAAACAAAGGATGAACGTATGCTCATGCCTGGTTGCATGTTCTCAATCGAACCTGGGATTTACATCAAAGGTGAAATGGCTGTCCGTACAGAAATAAATATGTTTATAAATCATAATGGTTCTGCTGAAGTAACTGGTGAGATTCAAGACGAAATCATTTTGATTTAA
- a CDS encoding cytidylate kinase-like family protein has product MLVTGAYEKAKQYLDSHTRDYSAHISERKIFQPGPCINISRETGAGAGEVAENLIDFLKLKSKSSNPSWGVFDKNLIEKILEDHNLPKSVADYLSEQKTSSLRSMMNEIFGIHPSILNLVHKTSQTILNLARMGNVIIIGRAANLITSSLENVYNVRLVAPIRNRIQRVMKYYDLSETEADNFVKKEDHARVGYVKKYFNADLNRFDQYHLVINTGLISITETAEMIGSQILKKFPDQFISIS; this is encoded by the coding sequence ATGTTAGTAACAGGAGCATACGAAAAAGCAAAGCAATATCTCGATAGCCACACACGGGATTATTCAGCTCACATTTCAGAAAGAAAAATATTCCAACCGGGTCCTTGTATAAATATATCTAGGGAAACCGGCGCTGGCGCCGGAGAAGTCGCCGAGAATTTAATTGACTTTTTGAAACTCAAATCAAAATCATCGAATCCGAGTTGGGGCGTATTCGATAAAAATTTAATTGAAAAAATTCTTGAAGATCATAATCTTCCAAAGAGTGTGGCAGATTATCTTTCAGAACAAAAAACATCTTCATTAAGATCCATGATGAATGAAATTTTTGGGATCCATCCATCAATTTTAAACTTAGTTCATAAAACATCACAGACAATATTAAACTTGGCTCGAATGGGAAATGTAATAATAATTGGACGTGCAGCAAATTTGATTACTTCATCACTTGAAAATGTGTACAACGTCCGTCTTGTGGCGCCAATCAGAAATCGTATTCAACGTGTTATGAAGTATTATGACTTAAGCGAAACAGAAGCTGATAACTTCGTTAAAAAAGAAGATCATGCGAGAGTAGGTTATGTTAAGAAATATTTTAATGCCGATTTAAATAGATTTGATCAATATCATCTAGTAATTAACACGGGATTAATTTCAATTACTGAAACAGCTGAGATGATAGGTTCTCAGATTTTAAAAAAATTTCCAGATCAATTTATCAGTATCAGTTAG
- a CDS encoding adenylate kinase → MYFIFFGPPGVGKGTQAKILSRKYQIPHISTGDMLREAFTNKTELGVKANALMEKGLLVPDDLMFKIVYETLASDKCKNGFILDGFPRNIEQAEELDNIFSEMNITNVIIILLDLDETEIIRRLSNRRNCKSCGALFNLLSDSLNSKCPKCNSDGTIYQRDDDKEEVIRKRLVVYKEFTFPLKKYYQQNSHLIIIDGFGEIDEITERISSSIEKLTKR, encoded by the coding sequence ATGTACTTTATTTTTTTCGGACCACCTGGCGTTGGTAAAGGGACTCAAGCGAAAATTCTTTCAAGAAAGTACCAGATACCGCACATTTCAACTGGTGACATGCTTCGTGAAGCATTTACCAATAAGACAGAATTAGGTGTAAAAGCAAATGCACTGATGGAGAAAGGTTTGCTTGTGCCCGATGATCTGATGTTCAAAATAGTCTATGAGACGCTTGCCTCCGATAAATGCAAAAATGGTTTCATCTTAGACGGATTCCCAAGAAATATTGAACAAGCTGAAGAACTTGACAATATTTTTTCAGAAATGAATATAACTAATGTAATTATAATTTTGTTAGACCTAGATGAGACTGAAATTATCAGGCGCCTCTCCAACCGAAGAAATTGCAAGAGCTGTGGAGCACTTTTTAATCTACTGAGTGATTCATTGAACAGTAAATGTCCGAAGTGTAATTCAGACGGCACGATTTACCAACGAGATGACGATAAGGAAGAGGTGATCAGAAAACGATTAGTAGTTTATAAAGAGTTTACGTTCCCTCTAAAAAAATATTACCAACAGAATTCTCATTTGATCATAATCGATGGCTTTGGAGAGATTGATGAAATTACTGAAAGAATTTCCAGTTCAATCGAAAAGCTTACGAAGAGATAA
- a CDS encoding peptide MFS transporter — protein sequence MRLTNSIQKIRGEFQPQFWIANFMELFERLAYYGQATILSIFLRDHLKFNEVQAGQLSSIFGGLIYLLPIFAGALIDKFGYRKAFSFAFSVLAIGYFLIGSTGMELFSGFYSNFNLYWILTVILIFTAFGGSFIKPSVLGTIALTSTPESKSLGYAVYYWLVNMGAAIGPLLAYLVRDSFGIEFVYLVSAISCALMFVTTLIFFKEPPAKLEEKRENLRTVMKNMIFVLKNFKFMAFLLIFSLYWIIFWQFFIVIPFYISDFISPEAPIELILSTGAWTIILFQIPINRLTKNISTQRAIQIGFLLGAIGWLMMYFVLPATESVFFSFIKESNILFSFALSIPIVVAGLFLFSIGEQTQAPRYYEYIADLAPKGQAALFQGFAFLPIAIAWGFGGAFGGWIYTVFVKEMNRPDLIFLVIFGIGLLATILIYLYDSLIKSK from the coding sequence TTGAGATTAACAAATAGTATTCAAAAGATTCGAGGAGAGTTTCAACCGCAATTCTGGATTGCAAATTTCATGGAATTGTTTGAAAGATTAGCTTATTATGGACAAGCAACAATCCTCAGCATATTTCTTCGCGACCATTTAAAGTTTAACGAAGTTCAAGCCGGTCAATTGTCTTCAATTTTTGGCGGATTGATTTATCTTCTTCCGATATTTGCCGGAGCTTTGATAGATAAGTTTGGTTATAGAAAAGCGTTCTCGTTTGCTTTTTCTGTTTTAGCAATTGGATATTTTTTAATTGGTTCAACCGGAATGGAGTTGTTCTCTGGTTTTTACTCCAACTTTAATCTTTATTGGATACTGACTGTTATTTTAATTTTTACTGCTTTTGGAGGATCATTCATTAAGCCAAGTGTACTTGGTACAATTGCTCTAACTTCGACTCCTGAATCGAAATCTTTAGGATATGCAGTTTATTACTGGCTAGTAAACATGGGGGCAGCAATTGGTCCGCTATTGGCTTATTTAGTGCGAGATTCATTCGGGATTGAATTTGTGTATCTCGTTTCAGCAATTAGTTGTGCATTAATGTTTGTTACAACTCTCATCTTCTTTAAAGAACCACCGGCGAAACTCGAAGAAAAACGTGAAAATTTGCGAACCGTGATGAAAAATATGATTTTTGTTTTGAAGAATTTCAAGTTCATGGCATTCTTACTTATATTTTCTTTGTATTGGATAATTTTTTGGCAATTCTTTATCGTAATTCCATTCTACATTTCCGATTTTATTTCACCAGAAGCGCCAATTGAATTAATTCTATCAACCGGAGCTTGGACGATTATTCTTTTTCAAATTCCAATAAATAGACTGACCAAAAATATTTCAACACAAAGAGCAATTCAAATTGGCTTTCTGCTCGGAGCAATTGGCTGGTTAATGATGTACTTTGTGCTGCCAGCTACAGAAAGTGTATTTTTTTCTTTCATCAAAGAGAGCAATATCTTATTTAGTTTTGCATTGAGTATTCCAATAGTTGTAGCAGGATTATTTCTATTTTCAATCGGCGAGCAAACTCAAGCCCCAAGATACTATGAATATATTGCTGATCTTGCACCAAAAGGGCAAGCGGCACTTTTTCAAGGCTTTGCTTTTTTACCCATCGCAATCGCGTGGGGTTTTGGCGGTGCATTCGGCGGTTGGATTTATACTGTTTTCGTAAAAGAGATGAACCGACCAGACTTAATTTTCTTGGTGATCTTTGGTATTGGTCTATTGGCAACTATTTTAATTTATTTGTATGACAGTTTGATAAAATCAAAATAA
- a CDS encoding DUF814 domain-containing protein, which produces MFDNYFFLQRVTHELRREFQHYSFVESFSQSKNELVVKLEKDSFAKFLVFSFYSLPPFIYSRDNFAKAKKNVAQHFSSLEGKQVIRLSIDQYERNIRFEFESDHLVFVIRGNQSNCCLVSDDQIVSSLKKKKEYENRKFSTVYSASNIDFSVFKDKFKFNECINSFLNGEKSILHQIIGKEILTEIISREKEGKEVSHFEAFSEILEAFNSANLVEYDDGTFSVGRFFSKGAIIREHGDFFSSLQKIFYTRKISLNKEKLKENLSKIVYHQIEKMERKLIKLKSEESLSDNSTEYRLKGNLIISNLNKIEKGSKRISIESPSGELINIKLDPSKTFHDNAEMYFSKAKEEKKRLESVQELIHSTEIKLNQNREQLEKINSIEDSYILEKMNNELSALKKVSEGPQKVETKFRHFVVAGGYNVFVGKDSKSNDLLTTKFAKPNDLWFHVRGASGSHTILRKKEKVKDFPKETILAAASIAAYYSKAKHSKFVPVAYAEKKYVTKKKNLPSGTVFMTRVKVVMVEPKLPEMKGENA; this is translated from the coding sequence ATGTTTGATAATTACTTTTTTCTTCAAAGAGTCACTCATGAATTAAGGCGTGAATTTCAGCATTATTCATTTGTAGAATCTTTCTCCCAATCAAAGAATGAATTAGTTGTAAAGCTTGAAAAAGATTCATTTGCGAAATTTCTTGTATTTAGTTTCTATTCACTTCCACCTTTTATTTATTCTCGTGATAATTTTGCCAAAGCAAAAAAAAATGTTGCTCAACATTTCAGTTCTCTTGAGGGAAAACAGGTAATTCGGCTTTCAATAGACCAATATGAAAGAAATATCCGATTTGAATTTGAGAGTGATCACCTTGTATTTGTAATTAGAGGGAATCAATCAAATTGCTGTTTGGTGTCTGATGATCAAATTGTATCGTCATTAAAAAAAAAGAAAGAATATGAAAATCGAAAGTTCAGTACGGTTTATTCTGCCTCGAATATAGATTTTTCTGTTTTCAAGGATAAGTTTAAGTTTAATGAATGCATCAATTCATTCCTAAATGGGGAGAAAAGCATTTTGCATCAAATTATCGGGAAAGAGATTTTAACCGAAATTATCTCAAGAGAAAAAGAGGGAAAAGAGGTTTCACACTTTGAGGCATTTTCGGAAATTCTGGAGGCATTTAATAGTGCAAATCTAGTAGAATACGATGATGGAACATTTTCGGTTGGAAGATTTTTTAGCAAAGGAGCGATTATCCGAGAACACGGTGATTTTTTTTCATCCTTGCAGAAGATTTTCTACACTAGGAAGATATCGCTGAACAAAGAAAAGCTAAAGGAAAATCTTTCAAAGATTGTCTATCATCAAATAGAAAAAATGGAAAGGAAGTTAATCAAGCTTAAATCTGAAGAAAGTCTGTCGGATAATAGTACCGAATATCGTTTGAAAGGCAATTTGATAATATCAAATCTTAATAAAATAGAAAAGGGGAGCAAAAGGATTTCTATCGAAAGTCCATCAGGAGAATTGATCAACATAAAATTAGATCCGAGTAAAACTTTTCATGATAATGCTGAAATGTATTTTTCCAAAGCAAAGGAAGAAAAAAAACGGCTTGAGTCAGTTCAAGAATTAATACACTCAACCGAGATTAAGCTAAATCAGAATAGAGAACAATTAGAAAAAATAAATTCAATTGAAGATTCTTATATTTTAGAAAAAATGAATAATGAATTATCAGCTTTGAAAAAAGTAAGCGAAGGTCCGCAAAAGGTTGAAACTAAGTTTAGACACTTTGTTGTCGCTGGTGGTTACAATGTATTTGTGGGAAAAGACAGTAAATCGAACGACTTACTTACCACAAAATTTGCAAAGCCAAATGATTTATGGTTCCATGTACGCGGTGCCAGCGGTTCACACACAATTCTGCGGAAAAAAGAAAAAGTAAAAGATTTTCCTAAGGAAACCATCTTAGCTGCTGCATCGATAGCAGCATACTATAGCAAAGCAAAACATTCGAAATTTGTGCCGGTTGCTTATGCTGAAAAAAAGTATGTAACTAAAAAAAAGAATCTTCCATCCGGAACAGTTTTTATGACAAGAGTAAAAGTTGTGATGGTAGAACCAAAATTACCTGAGATGAAAGGAGAGAATGCTTGA